One stretch of Bombus pascuorum chromosome 14, iyBomPasc1.1, whole genome shotgun sequence DNA includes these proteins:
- the LOC132913908 gene encoding THO complex subunit 7 homolog, whose translation MGDEEVIRRRLLIDGDGIGDDRRINMLLKSFIKWANSPEVDNTLHERMLSQLAQCEFAQRKSRLVSNMSQEELKSYEQLSKEIEIQIEEAKRDIEKTKAELQDAKRVRKNRIEYDVLAKVINEQPDRVETNLKLATLCEELSKLKEKSKQLEHKLEMRRKQFHVLISSIHSLQGMLDECDEEIMDVSLENYEDTDTSTAIKTETS comes from the exons ATGGGTGACG AAGAAGTAATACGCCGGAGATTACTGATAGATGGAGATGGAATTGGAGATGATCGTCGAATAAACATGCTTTTaaagtcatttataaaatGGGCAAATAGTCCAGAAGTAGATAATACTTTACATGAAAGAATGTTATCCCAGTTAGCTCAATGTGAATTTGCACAACGAAAATCCAGACTAGTCTCAAATATGAGtcaagaagaattaaaaagcTATGAACAATTGtcaaaagaaattgaaatacaaatagAGGAGGCTAAGAGGGacatagaaaaaacaaaagcagAATTACAAGATGCAAAACGTGTTAggaaaaatagaatagaatatgACGTACTAGCAAAAGTTATAAATGAGCAGCCAGATAGAGTAGAAACCAATTTAAAACTTGCTACATTATGTGAAGAGTTGAGCAAGTTAAAG GAAAAGTCTAAACAATTAGAACACAAATTGGAAATGAGACGTAAACAATTTCATGTCCTAATATCTTCCATACATTCTTTACAAGGAATGTTAGATGAATGCGatgaggaaataatggatgtaagtttagaaaattatgaagATACAGATACTTCTACAGCtataaaaactgaaacatcttga
- the LOC132913907 gene encoding alpha-ketoglutarate-dependent dioxygenase alkB homolog 6 — translation MEEHKHIFRENVIPEVPDLAIYIPNFITQEEEDEITKYVNSAPLPKWTQLTHRRLQNWGGIPHPRGMIAEEIPIWLQKYINKVSSCDIFEKNKLPNHVLLNEYLPGQGIMAHSDGPLFHPIVTTISCGSHTLLDFYKRLDSTEQHQPNLEFSFLLERRSLFILQGDLYHNYLHSIAERDTDVVSKSVIKNLSICGDKFSEGEILKRGTRLSLTIRHVPKTSKLKLRIG, via the exons ATGGAAGAACACAAACATATTTTTCGTGAAAATGTGATTCCAGAG GTACCAGACTTAGCTATTtatattccaaattttattacacaagaggaagaagatgaaataacaaaatatgtgAATAGTGCTCCATTACCAAAGTGGACACAATTAACTCATCGTAGATTACAAAATTGGGGTGGTATTCCTCACCCAAGAGGCATGATAGCTGAAGAAATACCAATt TGGCTCcaaaaatacattaataaagTATCATCATgtgatatatttgaaaaaaataaactacCTAATCATGTTTTACTTAATGAATATCTACCTGGTCAAGGAATAATG gCACATTCAGATGGTCCACTCTTTCATCCAATTGTAACAACCATAAGTTGTGGCTCTCATACACTTTTAGATTTCTATAAAAGGCTTGACAGTACAGAG cAACACCAACCTAATTTAGAGTTCAGTTTTCTGTTAGAACGTAGGAGTCTATTCATTCTCCAAGGAGACTTATATCACAATTACTTGCACTCAATTGCAGAAAGAGACACAGATGTTGTTTCAAAGTCTGTGATAAAAAACTTGAGTATATGCGGAGACAAATTTTCGGAaggagaaatattaaaacggGGAACTAGGTTGTCTTTAACTATTAGACATGTTCCAAAAACTAGCAAGTTAAAACTAAGAAttggataa
- the LOC132913879 gene encoding lisH domain-containing protein ARMC9-like isoform X3, producing the protein MDKNRAINKMDNKELKLVHQFLIDHDFENTADALMVEATIKGFKHLKNDLQTEGEKYENCYEQLMFSYKTGDWKTFFNLWNLIVPEDAKQTKACKILMLHIYVYFAMLPKHMLMLHWYKKKDKTQAAVSDLVTSSNQQDSECEENFMTEIEKNMNDSMERLRTFLNTTGKELENDAELRPYFAFPFMEDPYAEPFLSNIFEKSWSDKLTNHLQLFLKNYKQQSFSNTKYNDENSDKFSSSYTSLSEDSKKDVIAKKAIKNNNVPIIPNDRNIPMFLEDDESEEQPIFYDSIKYSQKSKSIQTVSMNSSGEEIYSSHFTKRNKKLMQCTQELAVAKSHLCSVHSNYEKLKIRFHKLHADYHKLMSIARVLTSALEDSVKGQVIDFQAMLETCIRIFPDLFNQNIKDSTHCSSELLLAKSRSDMKTIEYSNSNNIFIPPKLLNFKKIKLHLINGSIKTKLFLLQALRRKITFSQPGERDETVHEYISKDLLGLHSQIASYRGKSILPYLLTPQNIIIPHPLQQSVTRLLNALASFRCGRDYLSFDSTVVDTVFKCMNSISDNNIDTLTCNMMIAMLQKLSLRKQQRIYMIENGLMEWLIHHLHDQYRVMDSYRLEYATALLMNLSLHQTAQRRVSTMAPLLMSTLIDLLLMDHESALPYINGALNNFLANHVFNEEAKRIKFSSIIEQYSKYKTGEIRKHLDHILKIHRGEITIKTEDEEMADNDNEEFDVLESQLDENDPVKNNYGELCGESLLESCYTILPKTIQEKETISDELSFPQFKTETIDSAMQNNQIKNLSSEHESIQHEEILPRESSKTTLASSMLLGIGSEAESTVMEKLSSIASLNTEDSNRIANDKVSWTQETKSDTEEAFLAKPKLPRTPP; encoded by the exons atggaTAAGAATCgggcaataaataaaatggataACAAGGAATTAAAACTTGTTCATCAG ttCCTTATAGACCATGATTTTGAAAATACTGCCGATGCATTGATGGTAGAAGCAACAATAAAAGGTTTTAAACATCTTAAGAATGATTTGCAGACCGAAGGCGAAAAGTACGAAAATTGTTACGAACAATTAATGTTCAGCTATAAAACAGGAGATTGGAAAACATTCTTCaac TTATGGAATTTGATAGTACCTGAAGATGCTAAACAAACGAAagcttgtaaaattttaatgttacatatatatgtgtattttgCAATGTTACCTAAACACATGTTAATGTTACattggtataaaaaaaaag ATAAAACACAAGCAGCTGTAAGTGATCTTGTGACATCATCTAATCAACAAGATTCTGAATGTGAAGAA AATTTTATGACTGAAATAGAGAAGAACATGAATGATAGTATGGAACGGTTACGTACATTTCTAAATACAACAGgtaaagaattagaaaatgatGCAGAATTAAGACCTTATTTTGCATTTCCTTTTATGGAAGATCCATATGCAGAACCATTTCTTTCtaacatatttgaaaaaagttgGTCAGATAAACTGACAAACCATTTACAGCTCTTTCtcaaaaattacaaacaacaa AGTTTTAgcaatacaaaatataatgatgaaaattcagacaaattttcttcaagtTATACATCATTATCAGAAGATTCCAAAAAAGATGTGATTGCAAAGAAGgcaattaaaaacaataatgTACCAATCATACCAAATGATAGAAACATTCCAATGTTTTTGGAAGATGATGAATCTGAAGAGCAACCTATTTTTTATGATAGTATAAAGTATAGTCAAAAATCAAA aaGTATACAGACTGTATCAATGAATTCTTCAGGAGAAGAGATATATTCATCACACTTTActaaaaggaataaaaaattgatgcAGTGTACTCAAGAGTTAGCAGTAGCAAAATCTCATTTATGCAGTGTTCATTCCAATTATGAAAAGCTAAAAATCAGATTTCATAAACTGCATGCTGATTATCATAAACTGATGAGCATTGCAAGAGTATTAACAAGTGCCTTAGAGGATTCTGTAAAAGGACAAGTAATTGATTTCCAGGCTATGTTAGAAACTTGTATAAGAATCTTTCCAGATTTgtttaatcaaaatataaaagatagtACACAT tGTTCATCAGAATTGTTATTAGCAAAATCTCGTTCTGATATGAAAACTATTGAGTATTCAAACtcaaacaatatatttattcctccaaaattattgaatttcaaaaaaatcaaattacatttaattaatggAAGCATTAAAACAAAACTATTTCTTTTGCAAGCATTGCGAAGG aaaataacatttagTCAACCTGGAGAAAGAGATGAAACGGTGCATGAATATATAAGTAAAGACTTGTTGGGACTTCACAGTCAAATTGCTAGTTATAGGGGCAAATCTATTTTGCCATATCTATTAACGCCACAAAACATTATCATACCACATCCTTTACAACAATCAGTCACGAGATTATTGAATGCATTGGCATCATTTAGATGTGGAAGAGACTATTTATCATTTGATTCTACTGTTGTTGATACG GTATTCAAGTGCATGAATAGTATTTctgataataatatagatacaTTGACTTGCAATATGATGATTGCaatgttacaaaaattatctttaCGTAAACAACAAAGGATTTATATGATAGAAAATGGATTAATGGAATGGTTGATCCATCACCTACATGATCAATATCGTGTTATGGATTCTTATCGATTGGAATATGCTACGGCtcttttaatgaatttatcgtTGCATCAAACAGCTCAAAGAAGAGTGTCAACAATGGCGCCTTTACTTATGTCAACATTAATTGATTTGCTCTTAATGGATCATGAATCG GCATTACCATATATCAATGGAGccttaaataatttcttggcGAATCACGTATTCAACGAGGAAGCAAAACGAATTAAATTCTCATctataatagaacaatacagtaaatataaaactgGCGAGATaag GAAACACTTGGATCATATTCTAAAGATACATAGAGGtgaaattactattaaaaCGGAAGACGAGGAAATGGCAGATAATGATAAT GAGGAATTTGATGTATTGGAAAGTCAATTGGACGAAAATGATCCGGTAAAGAATAATTACGGAGAATTGTGTGGAGAATCGTTATTAGAGTCATGTTATACAATTTTACCAAAGACAATTCAAGAAAAGGAAACAATATCCGACGAATTATCATTTCCGCAatttaaaacagaaacaatAGATTCTGCTATGCAgaataatcaaattaaaaatttatcttctGAACACGAATCAATACAACATGAAGAAATTTTACCAAG GGAAAGCAGCAAAACGACACTAGCATCCTCGATGCTCCTAGGAATCGGAAGCGAAGCTGAATCAACAG taATGGAGAAACTCAGCAGCATAGCGTCATT GAATACCGAAGATAGCAATAGGATTGCCAACGATAAGGTTTCATGGACGCAAGAGACAAAATCCGATACAGAGGAAGCATTTTTAGCTAAGCCAAAGCTTCCACGAACTCCGCCATAA
- the LOC132913879 gene encoding lisH domain-containing protein ARMC9-like isoform X1 yields MDKNRAINKMDNKELKLVHQFLIDHDFENTADALMVEATIKGFKHLKNDLQTEGEKYENCYEQLMFSYKTGDWKTFFNLWNLIVPEDAKQTKACKILMLHIYVYFAMLPKHMLMLHWYKKKDKTQAAVSDLVTSSNQQDSECEENFMTEIEKNMNDSMERLRTFLNTTGKELENDAELRPYFAFPFMEDPYAEPFLSNIFEKSWSDKLTNHLQLFLKNYKQQSFSNTKYNDENSDKFSSSYTSLSEDSKKDVIAKKAIKNNNVPIIPNDRNIPMFLEDDESEEQPIFYDSIKYSQKSKSIQTVSMNSSGEEIYSSHFTKRNKKLMQCTQELAVAKSHLCSVHSNYEKLKIRFHKLHADYHKLMSIARVLTSALEDSVKGQVIDFQAMLETCIRIFPDLFNQNIKDSTHCSSELLLAKSRSDMKTIEYSNSNNIFIPPKLLNFKKIKLHLINGSIKTKLFLLQALRRKITFSQPGERDETVHEYISKDLLGLHSQIASYRGKSILPYLLTPQNIIIPHPLQQSVTRLLNALASFRCGRDYLSFDSTVVDTVFKCMNSISDNNIDTLTCNMMIAMLQKLSLRKQQRIYMIENGLMEWLIHHLHDQYRVMDSYRLEYATALLMNLSLHQTAQRRVSTMAPLLMSTLIDLLLMDHESALPYINGALNNFLANHVFNEEAKRIKFSSIIEQYSKYKTGEIRKHLDHILKIHRGEITIKTEDEEMADNDNEEFDVLESQLDENDPVKNNYGELCGESLLESCYTILPKTIQEKETISDELSFPQFKTETIDSAMQNNQIKNLSSEHESIQHEEILPRKLVNSKPNVKTKNNIVILQNSIKKTISYPKPQPRVVELKSSPTKVFNEKLTIKLKFKIYIYNVFKDRQIFKVQVANERWNSKNDKTFVKEIHNESAMYLYENHTSKESSKTTLASSMLLGIGSEAESTVMEKLSSIASLNTEDSNRIANDKVSWTQETKSDTEEAFLAKPKLPRTPP; encoded by the exons atggaTAAGAATCgggcaataaataaaatggataACAAGGAATTAAAACTTGTTCATCAG ttCCTTATAGACCATGATTTTGAAAATACTGCCGATGCATTGATGGTAGAAGCAACAATAAAAGGTTTTAAACATCTTAAGAATGATTTGCAGACCGAAGGCGAAAAGTACGAAAATTGTTACGAACAATTAATGTTCAGCTATAAAACAGGAGATTGGAAAACATTCTTCaac TTATGGAATTTGATAGTACCTGAAGATGCTAAACAAACGAAagcttgtaaaattttaatgttacatatatatgtgtattttgCAATGTTACCTAAACACATGTTAATGTTACattggtataaaaaaaaag ATAAAACACAAGCAGCTGTAAGTGATCTTGTGACATCATCTAATCAACAAGATTCTGAATGTGAAGAA AATTTTATGACTGAAATAGAGAAGAACATGAATGATAGTATGGAACGGTTACGTACATTTCTAAATACAACAGgtaaagaattagaaaatgatGCAGAATTAAGACCTTATTTTGCATTTCCTTTTATGGAAGATCCATATGCAGAACCATTTCTTTCtaacatatttgaaaaaagttgGTCAGATAAACTGACAAACCATTTACAGCTCTTTCtcaaaaattacaaacaacaa AGTTTTAgcaatacaaaatataatgatgaaaattcagacaaattttcttcaagtTATACATCATTATCAGAAGATTCCAAAAAAGATGTGATTGCAAAGAAGgcaattaaaaacaataatgTACCAATCATACCAAATGATAGAAACATTCCAATGTTTTTGGAAGATGATGAATCTGAAGAGCAACCTATTTTTTATGATAGTATAAAGTATAGTCAAAAATCAAA aaGTATACAGACTGTATCAATGAATTCTTCAGGAGAAGAGATATATTCATCACACTTTActaaaaggaataaaaaattgatgcAGTGTACTCAAGAGTTAGCAGTAGCAAAATCTCATTTATGCAGTGTTCATTCCAATTATGAAAAGCTAAAAATCAGATTTCATAAACTGCATGCTGATTATCATAAACTGATGAGCATTGCAAGAGTATTAACAAGTGCCTTAGAGGATTCTGTAAAAGGACAAGTAATTGATTTCCAGGCTATGTTAGAAACTTGTATAAGAATCTTTCCAGATTTgtttaatcaaaatataaaagatagtACACAT tGTTCATCAGAATTGTTATTAGCAAAATCTCGTTCTGATATGAAAACTATTGAGTATTCAAACtcaaacaatatatttattcctccaaaattattgaatttcaaaaaaatcaaattacatttaattaatggAAGCATTAAAACAAAACTATTTCTTTTGCAAGCATTGCGAAGG aaaataacatttagTCAACCTGGAGAAAGAGATGAAACGGTGCATGAATATATAAGTAAAGACTTGTTGGGACTTCACAGTCAAATTGCTAGTTATAGGGGCAAATCTATTTTGCCATATCTATTAACGCCACAAAACATTATCATACCACATCCTTTACAACAATCAGTCACGAGATTATTGAATGCATTGGCATCATTTAGATGTGGAAGAGACTATTTATCATTTGATTCTACTGTTGTTGATACG GTATTCAAGTGCATGAATAGTATTTctgataataatatagatacaTTGACTTGCAATATGATGATTGCaatgttacaaaaattatctttaCGTAAACAACAAAGGATTTATATGATAGAAAATGGATTAATGGAATGGTTGATCCATCACCTACATGATCAATATCGTGTTATGGATTCTTATCGATTGGAATATGCTACGGCtcttttaatgaatttatcgtTGCATCAAACAGCTCAAAGAAGAGTGTCAACAATGGCGCCTTTACTTATGTCAACATTAATTGATTTGCTCTTAATGGATCATGAATCG GCATTACCATATATCAATGGAGccttaaataatttcttggcGAATCACGTATTCAACGAGGAAGCAAAACGAATTAAATTCTCATctataatagaacaatacagtaaatataaaactgGCGAGATaag GAAACACTTGGATCATATTCTAAAGATACATAGAGGtgaaattactattaaaaCGGAAGACGAGGAAATGGCAGATAATGATAAT GAGGAATTTGATGTATTGGAAAGTCAATTGGACGAAAATGATCCGGTAAAGAATAATTACGGAGAATTGTGTGGAGAATCGTTATTAGAGTCATGTTATACAATTTTACCAAAGACAATTCAAGAAAAGGAAACAATATCCGACGAATTATCATTTCCGCAatttaaaacagaaacaatAGATTCTGCTATGCAgaataatcaaattaaaaatttatcttctGAACACGAATCAATACAACATGAAGAAATTTTACCAAG AAAATTGGTAAATAGCAAGCCTAACGtgaaaactaaaaataatattgtaatactacaaaattctattaaaaagacAATCTCGTATCCTAAACCACAGCCACGTGTAGTCGAATTAAAATCTTCTCCGACAAAGGTATTTAACGAGAAATTAactatcaaattaaaatttaaaatttatatttataacgtttttaAGGATCGGCAAATTTTTAAAGTGCAAGTGGCGAACGAAAGGTGGAACTCGAAGAATGATAAGACTTTCGtaaaagaaattcataatGAAAGTGCTATGTATCTTTATGAAAATCATACTTCGaa GGAAAGCAGCAAAACGACACTAGCATCCTCGATGCTCCTAGGAATCGGAAGCGAAGCTGAATCAACAG taATGGAGAAACTCAGCAGCATAGCGTCATT GAATACCGAAGATAGCAATAGGATTGCCAACGATAAGGTTTCATGGACGCAAGAGACAAAATCCGATACAGAGGAAGCATTTTTAGCTAAGCCAAAGCTTCCACGAACTCCGCCATAA
- the LOC132913879 gene encoding lisH domain-containing protein ARMC9-like isoform X2 — translation MVEATIKGFKHLKNDLQTEGEKYENCYEQLMFSYKTGDWKTFFNLWNLIVPEDAKQTKACKILMLHIYVYFAMLPKHMLMLHWYKKKDKTQAAVSDLVTSSNQQDSECEENFMTEIEKNMNDSMERLRTFLNTTGKELENDAELRPYFAFPFMEDPYAEPFLSNIFEKSWSDKLTNHLQLFLKNYKQQSFSNTKYNDENSDKFSSSYTSLSEDSKKDVIAKKAIKNNNVPIIPNDRNIPMFLEDDESEEQPIFYDSIKYSQKSKSIQTVSMNSSGEEIYSSHFTKRNKKLMQCTQELAVAKSHLCSVHSNYEKLKIRFHKLHADYHKLMSIARVLTSALEDSVKGQVIDFQAMLETCIRIFPDLFNQNIKDSTHCSSELLLAKSRSDMKTIEYSNSNNIFIPPKLLNFKKIKLHLINGSIKTKLFLLQALRRKITFSQPGERDETVHEYISKDLLGLHSQIASYRGKSILPYLLTPQNIIIPHPLQQSVTRLLNALASFRCGRDYLSFDSTVVDTVFKCMNSISDNNIDTLTCNMMIAMLQKLSLRKQQRIYMIENGLMEWLIHHLHDQYRVMDSYRLEYATALLMNLSLHQTAQRRVSTMAPLLMSTLIDLLLMDHESALPYINGALNNFLANHVFNEEAKRIKFSSIIEQYSKYKTGEIRKHLDHILKIHRGEITIKTEDEEMADNDNEEFDVLESQLDENDPVKNNYGELCGESLLESCYTILPKTIQEKETISDELSFPQFKTETIDSAMQNNQIKNLSSEHESIQHEEILPRKLVNSKPNVKTKNNIVILQNSIKKTISYPKPQPRVVELKSSPTKVFNEKLTIKLKFKIYIYNVFKDRQIFKVQVANERWNSKNDKTFVKEIHNESAMYLYENHTSKESSKTTLASSMLLGIGSEAESTVMEKLSSIASLNTEDSNRIANDKVSWTQETKSDTEEAFLAKPKLPRTPP, via the exons ATGGTAGAAGCAACAATAAAAGGTTTTAAACATCTTAAGAATGATTTGCAGACCGAAGGCGAAAAGTACGAAAATTGTTACGAACAATTAATGTTCAGCTATAAAACAGGAGATTGGAAAACATTCTTCaac TTATGGAATTTGATAGTACCTGAAGATGCTAAACAAACGAAagcttgtaaaattttaatgttacatatatatgtgtattttgCAATGTTACCTAAACACATGTTAATGTTACattggtataaaaaaaaag ATAAAACACAAGCAGCTGTAAGTGATCTTGTGACATCATCTAATCAACAAGATTCTGAATGTGAAGAA AATTTTATGACTGAAATAGAGAAGAACATGAATGATAGTATGGAACGGTTACGTACATTTCTAAATACAACAGgtaaagaattagaaaatgatGCAGAATTAAGACCTTATTTTGCATTTCCTTTTATGGAAGATCCATATGCAGAACCATTTCTTTCtaacatatttgaaaaaagttgGTCAGATAAACTGACAAACCATTTACAGCTCTTTCtcaaaaattacaaacaacaa AGTTTTAgcaatacaaaatataatgatgaaaattcagacaaattttcttcaagtTATACATCATTATCAGAAGATTCCAAAAAAGATGTGATTGCAAAGAAGgcaattaaaaacaataatgTACCAATCATACCAAATGATAGAAACATTCCAATGTTTTTGGAAGATGATGAATCTGAAGAGCAACCTATTTTTTATGATAGTATAAAGTATAGTCAAAAATCAAA aaGTATACAGACTGTATCAATGAATTCTTCAGGAGAAGAGATATATTCATCACACTTTActaaaaggaataaaaaattgatgcAGTGTACTCAAGAGTTAGCAGTAGCAAAATCTCATTTATGCAGTGTTCATTCCAATTATGAAAAGCTAAAAATCAGATTTCATAAACTGCATGCTGATTATCATAAACTGATGAGCATTGCAAGAGTATTAACAAGTGCCTTAGAGGATTCTGTAAAAGGACAAGTAATTGATTTCCAGGCTATGTTAGAAACTTGTATAAGAATCTTTCCAGATTTgtttaatcaaaatataaaagatagtACACAT tGTTCATCAGAATTGTTATTAGCAAAATCTCGTTCTGATATGAAAACTATTGAGTATTCAAACtcaaacaatatatttattcctccaaaattattgaatttcaaaaaaatcaaattacatttaattaatggAAGCATTAAAACAAAACTATTTCTTTTGCAAGCATTGCGAAGG aaaataacatttagTCAACCTGGAGAAAGAGATGAAACGGTGCATGAATATATAAGTAAAGACTTGTTGGGACTTCACAGTCAAATTGCTAGTTATAGGGGCAAATCTATTTTGCCATATCTATTAACGCCACAAAACATTATCATACCACATCCTTTACAACAATCAGTCACGAGATTATTGAATGCATTGGCATCATTTAGATGTGGAAGAGACTATTTATCATTTGATTCTACTGTTGTTGATACG GTATTCAAGTGCATGAATAGTATTTctgataataatatagatacaTTGACTTGCAATATGATGATTGCaatgttacaaaaattatctttaCGTAAACAACAAAGGATTTATATGATAGAAAATGGATTAATGGAATGGTTGATCCATCACCTACATGATCAATATCGTGTTATGGATTCTTATCGATTGGAATATGCTACGGCtcttttaatgaatttatcgtTGCATCAAACAGCTCAAAGAAGAGTGTCAACAATGGCGCCTTTACTTATGTCAACATTAATTGATTTGCTCTTAATGGATCATGAATCG GCATTACCATATATCAATGGAGccttaaataatttcttggcGAATCACGTATTCAACGAGGAAGCAAAACGAATTAAATTCTCATctataatagaacaatacagtaaatataaaactgGCGAGATaag GAAACACTTGGATCATATTCTAAAGATACATAGAGGtgaaattactattaaaaCGGAAGACGAGGAAATGGCAGATAATGATAAT GAGGAATTTGATGTATTGGAAAGTCAATTGGACGAAAATGATCCGGTAAAGAATAATTACGGAGAATTGTGTGGAGAATCGTTATTAGAGTCATGTTATACAATTTTACCAAAGACAATTCAAGAAAAGGAAACAATATCCGACGAATTATCATTTCCGCAatttaaaacagaaacaatAGATTCTGCTATGCAgaataatcaaattaaaaatttatcttctGAACACGAATCAATACAACATGAAGAAATTTTACCAAG AAAATTGGTAAATAGCAAGCCTAACGtgaaaactaaaaataatattgtaatactacaaaattctattaaaaagacAATCTCGTATCCTAAACCACAGCCACGTGTAGTCGAATTAAAATCTTCTCCGACAAAGGTATTTAACGAGAAATTAactatcaaattaaaatttaaaatttatatttataacgtttttaAGGATCGGCAAATTTTTAAAGTGCAAGTGGCGAACGAAAGGTGGAACTCGAAGAATGATAAGACTTTCGtaaaagaaattcataatGAAAGTGCTATGTATCTTTATGAAAATCATACTTCGaa GGAAAGCAGCAAAACGACACTAGCATCCTCGATGCTCCTAGGAATCGGAAGCGAAGCTGAATCAACAG taATGGAGAAACTCAGCAGCATAGCGTCATT GAATACCGAAGATAGCAATAGGATTGCCAACGATAAGGTTTCATGGACGCAAGAGACAAAATCCGATACAGAGGAAGCATTTTTAGCTAAGCCAAAGCTTCCACGAACTCCGCCATAA